A region of the Vibrio chagasii genome:
AGGATTGCTTCTAGAAGACCATCGATGTTTGTACCCTGTTTAGCAGAGATGTGAACGAACATGTTCTCACCGCCCCATTCCTCAGGGATTACGTCGTATTGAGCTAGCTCATTCTTAACGTTGTCTGGGTTTGCACCCTCTTTATCGATCTTGTTCACAGCAACAATCAGAGGAACGCCTGCCGCTTTCGCGTGCTGGATCGCTTCGATTGTTTGTGGCATTACGCCATCGTCTGCTGCCACTACTAGTACAACGATATCTGTCGCTTGAGCACCACGTGCACGCATAGCAGTAAACGCCGCGTGTCCAGGAGTATCAAGGAAAGTGATCATGCCGTTGTCAGTATCTACGTGGTAAGCACCGATGTGCTGCGTGATACCGCCAGCTTCGCCAGAAGCAACGTGTGCTTTACGAATGTAGTCAAGTGTCGATGTTTTACCGTGGTCAACGTGACCCATGATAGTAACAACTGGAGCACGACCTTCAGCGATAGCATCGTTATCACGGTCTGCTAGTACTGCTTCTTCAAGTTCGTTTTCTTTACGTAGGATTACCTTGTGACCCATTTCTTCAGCAACAAGTTGTGCTGTTTCTTGGTCAATCACTTGGTTGATAGTCGCCATAGCGCCCATCTTCATCATGACTTTGATAACTTCAGTTGCTTTAACTGACATTTTGCTAGCCAGTTCAGATACAACGATAGTTTCGCCGATAGCAACGTCAGACTTAGCAACAGTTGCTGACTTATCGAAGCCTTGCTGCATTGAAGTTGGTTTAGCAAGCTTACCTTTAGCACCACGACCACGTTGGTTACGACCACCACGGTTGTTGCCAGGTTGGTTAGCTGGAGCTGCTTTCTTCTTACGACGACGAGGCGCTTTTTCTTCTTTCTGGTCAGCTGCATCTTCAGCTTCACGAGCGTAAGTAGAAGTTGTCACGTGGTAGTCCGCAGACTTCTCTTGTTCTTTCTTCTTCTGCTCTTCTTCAGACCAGCGCGCTTCGTTCTCTTCAGCTAGCTTACGAGCTTCTTCAACTAGCTTCGCCGCTTCAGCTTCAGCTTTACGCTGTGCTTCTTGCTCTTGACGAGCTTTTAGTTCATCCGCTTCTTTTTTCGCTTGTGCGTTAGCGTCTGCATTTTTTGAATTCATGTCTTTTTTAGCCTTTTCAGCTTGGGCGCGTTGAGCTTTTTCTTCAGCATCACGTTTTGCATCCGCTTCACGTTTTGCTTTCTCATCAGCTTCGCGCTGTGCTTTCTCTGCAGCTTCACGTTTCGCAAGCTCTTCAGCTTCTTGACGTGCTTTCTCTTCCGCTTCACGCTTAGCTGCTTCCTCAGCTTCACGTTTCGCTTCATCTTCAATAGCGCTGCGCTTCACGTAAGTACGCTTTTTACGTACCTCTACTTGAACATCCTTACTCTTACCGCCTCCAGCGGCAACACTTAGCGTGCTGCGGGTCTTGCGTTGAAGAGTTAAACGAGTCGGCTCTGCTTCACCAGAAGTATCGCCATGCTCCTTTTTAAGGTGCGTTAGCAATGTTTGCTTCTCTGAATCAGTTACTTGATCCGACCCTGATTTCTTCATGCCTGCATCAGCAAGTTGTTCAATTAAGCGGTCAACTGGCGTACCAATCTCTTCACTCAGTGCTTTAACTGTTAATTGTGTCATACCGCTTTCTCTCCTTGCTGAATTATTCTTCGTCGCCGAACCAACAGATGTTACGTGCAGCCATAATTAGCTCACCCGCACGTTCTGCAGTTAGGTCTTCAATGCCTTCTAGTTCATCAACGCCTTGGTCAGCTAGGTCTTCCAATGTTGCCACGCCTTTTGCTGCAAGTTTGTAAGCCATTTCACGCTCTAGGCCTTCAAGTGCTAGCAAGTCTTCAGCAGGTTCAACACCGTCAAACGTCTCTTCTTTCGCAAGTGCTAGAGTCGTTAGTGCATCTTTTGCACGGTTACGTAGTTCTTCAACGATACCTTCGTCTAGGCCATCAACTTCAAGAAGTTCGTTTACTGGTACGTAAGCCACTTCTTCTAGCGTAGAGAAACCTTCTTCAACAAGTAGCTGAGCAAAGTCTTCTTCGATGTCTAGGTGCTTCATGAAGTTTTCAATCGAAGCAACCGCTTCTTCTTGGTGTTTCTTCTGAAGGTCTTCAACCGTCATTACGTTCAGTTCCCAACCAGTCAGTTGAGATGCTAGACGTACGTTTTGACCGCTACGGCCGATAGCTTGCGCTAGGTTGTCCGCTTCAACAGCGATGTCCATTGAGTGTGCATCTTCATCAACGATGATAGAAGCAACATCAGCTGGAGCCATTGCATTGATTACGAACTGAGCTGGGTTATCGTCCCAAAGAACGATATCGATACGCTCGCCGCCAAGCTCGCCAGATACAGCTTGTACACGTGCACCACGCATACCAACACACGCGCCCACTGGGTCAATGCGCTTGTCGTTTGTTTTCACAGCGATTTTAGCACGAGAACCTGCGTCACGTGCAGCACCTTTAAGTTCAATTAGCTCTTCACCAATCTCAGGTACTTCAACACGGAATAGCTCAGCTAGCATTTCAGGCTTAGAGCGAGTAATGAATAGCTGGAAGCCACGAGCTTCAGGTTTAACTGCGTATAGAAGACCACGTACACGGTCGCCTGGACGGAAGTTTTCACGAGGAAGTTGGTCATCACGTAGGATTACCGCTTCAGCGTTGTTACCTAGGTCTAGGATGATCGTGTCACGGTTAACTTTCTTAACCACACCAGTTACTAGCTCACCTTCGTTGTCGATGAACTGCTCAACGATTTGAGCACGCTCTGCTTCACGTACTTTTTGTACGATAACTTGCTTCGCAGTTTGAGTCGTAATACGGTCAAACGTTACTGACTCGATGTCATCTTCAATGAAACCGCCAAGTTCGATCTCTGGATCGTCGTACTTAGCAGCTTCAAGAGAAATCTCTTTTGTTGGGTTTTCAACAACTTCAACAGCTTCCCAGCGACGGAAAGTTTCGAAATCACCTGTTTTACGGTCGATTTCAACACGAACTTCGATTTCTAGTTCGCTTTTCTTTTTTGTTGCCGTTGCAAGCGCGATTTCAAGCGCTTCAAAAATACGCTCACGAGGAACTGCTTTCTCATTAGAAACAGCTTCTACTACCGCCAAAATTTCTTTGTTCATTAATCTAGCCTCTTAAGCTCTTCTCTCTAGGAGAACTAAAATTTAGGGATCAGGTTCGCTTTCGCAATATTGCTTAGGACGAATTCTTCTTCTTGTCCTTCAACCAATACTTTTACTGTCTCGCCTTCAATAGATTGGATATCACCTTTCCATTTACGACGGTTGCCGACAGCCATTTTCAAAACGATGCTTACCTCGTGACCAATAAATTGTTGGTAATGCTCTGCTTTGAACAGTGGTCTCTCTAAACCTGGTGAAGACACTTCAAGGTTATAAGCCACTGAAATTGGATCTTCAACATCCATTACGGCACTTACTTGGTGACTAACTTCAGCGCAGTCGTCTACATTGATGCCGTTTGGAGAATCGATGTAAATACGTAGCGTTGAGTGCTCACCAGCACGAATAAATTCTAATCCAACTAACTCATAACCTGATGCTGCTACTGGAGCGTCAAGCATTTCAGTAAGTTGTCTTTCTAAACCAGTCATTTAACCACTCCAGAAACAAAAAAAGGGCTCAAAGCCCAATTTAAATTCCAAGCAAACATTATCTAAACGCATTTACAAATGCTTAGATAACAAAAAACCCCGTATAAGCCGGGGTTTTTGTTGCTGGACCCTTATATGCTAAGTGCCATCAAATTTGATATCACACTTAACTCACAGTGAGGTTCACACTGTGCAAACTTGCTACCAATCAAGACTAAATATAGCACTTAAAATTGGTTGCGGGAGCCGGATTTGAACCGACGACCTTCGGGTTATGAGCCCGACGAGCTACCAATCTGCTCCATCCCGCGTCCGACTTGCGAGCATTATACGCCCAACAAGATGTTTTACAAGTTTGTAAACATGGTGCCGAGAGAGGGACTCGAACCCTCACACCCTAAGGCACTAGCACCTCATGCTAGCGTGTCTACCAATTTCACCATCTCGGCATCAAATCTTTACAGATTATTGTGGAATCTCGTCGCCTTGCGCCGGAACTTCACTCACTGCGTCTTCAGCTTGCTGGATAACCTGACCTTGAGTCGGGTCCATCCACTGTGACTCAGTTTTATGTGTAGACATATTACCAAGCACTAAGCTAAGGACAAAAAATGTAGTTGCAAAAATTGCAGTCATTCGGGTTAGGAAATTTCCTGAGCCACTAGCACCAAACACAGTGTTTGAAGCGCCAGCACCGAAAGAGGCTCCCATATCTGCGCCTTTACCTTGTTGAATCAACACTAGGCCAATTACACCAAGCGCTGCCAACAGGTAAATCACAAGTAGAACTGTAAACATTTTTCCACCTATGTTCCTAATTGTTGAGCCAGCGCCGTTCAAAAAAGTTATTTTCAAGAACAAGGCTAGCGACCTCCTAACTGAAGGCCGAGCAATACTAGCGAATGCGGCGATGGCTGACAAGGAGAATTTGCTAAAAAATAAGCCTTTACCAAGTGAACGGTTAAAAAAAGGCCAAAAGCGACACAAAACCCATTTATGTCCCTTTTGACCTTTATACTATTTAACCCTTGTTACTCGTAGATATACTTGATAGCACTCGCTGAGTAAGGCGCTAAATTAGCAATTCGCTTTTACTGCATCTGCGATCTTAAGTGCTGAAGCTTGAACTAAATCAGCATCTTCACCTTCAACCATTACGCGCAATAGTGGCTCTGTACCAGACTTACGAAGTAGCACACGACCCTTCTCGCCAAGCTCAGCTTCTACTTCGACAACTGCCGCTTTCACAGCTTCAGCTTCCAGTGGGTTTGAATCACCACTGAAACGAACGTTTTCTAAGACTTGCGGGTATAGCGTCATGCCTTGAGAAAGCTCGTTCAATGTCATTTCACTGCCAACCACTGAAGCAAGCACTTGCAGTGCTGCAACGATAGCATCACCAGTAGTCACTTTATCTAGCAGGATAACGTGACCTGAGTTTTCAGCACCGATCTTCCAGCCTTTTGCTAACAGTTGTTCCATTACGTAACGGTCACCAACTGCAGCGCGCACAAATGGAATACCTAATTGCTTAAGGCCGTTTTCCATACCTAGGTTGGTCATCAGTGTACCAACAACGCCACCTTTCAACTCACCACGACGCAACGCATCGCGAGCAATGATGTAAGCAATTTGGTCACCATCTACCTTATTACCTAGCTCATCAACCATGATGATACGGTCACCGTCACCATCAAAGCCAAGGCCTAGTGCGGCTTTTTCTTCTAGCACTTTCGCTTGTAGAGCACGAACATCAGTCGCACCCACTTCGTGGTTAATGTTGGTACCGTTTGGTTCAACGCCAATAGCTACAACCTCAGCACCTAGCTCTTTAAATACCGCAGGAGCAATGTGGTAAGTCGCGCCATGAGCACAGTCGACAACAATCTTCATGCCAGCAAGCGTCATTTGATTCGGGAACGTGCTCTTACAGAATTCAATGTAACGACCTGCCGCATCGTTTAGACGAACCGCTTTACCAAGCTCAGAAGAGTCAACACACTCAATGTCTTTATCAAGTTCAGCTTCAATCGCCAACTCGATATCATCTGGAAGTTTAGTGCCCTCAGAAGAGAAGAATTTAATACCGTTATCGTAGTAAGGGTTGTGTGAAGCCGAGATTACGATGCCCGCTTCAGCACGGAATGTTTGTGTTAGGTAAGCAACAGCAGGTGTTGGCATAGGACCAGTGAACGTCGCTTGTAAACCAGCAGCAGCAAGACCTGCCTCTAACGCAGACTCCAACATGTAACCAGAGATACGCGTATCTTTACCGATAATAACTTTCTTTGTACCTTGCTTTGCAAGTACACGACCAGCAGCCCAGCCAAGCTTCAGAACAAAATCAGGTGTGATCGGGTACTGGCCTACTTTGCCACGCACACCATCTGTGCCGAAATAACGTCTTTTATCAGACATAGTGAATTTCCTTAATTATATTTAGTGATTGTTATTCATCACTTCGATTATTTTCATCGCTTCCAGTGTCTCCTCGACATCATGAACGCGAATAATTTGTGCGCCTTTCATCGCGGCAATCGTCGCGCAAGTGACGCTTGCGACCATGCAGTCGGCTGGAACCTTATCTAGCAATTTAAAGATCATCGACTTTCTCGACATCCCCGCTAAAACAGGTAAGCCTAACGAATGAAACTTTTCAAGATGCACTAATAGGTGGTAATTGTGTTCGATGGTTTTACCAAAACCGAAGCCTGGATCAAGAATCAACTGCTCTTTTGAAATACCCACCGCCTCACAAGCTTCTACCCTTTCTTGCAAGAATGCTTCTACATCCTGAAGAACATCATCATAACTTGGGTTAGCTTGCATGGTTCTTGGCTGGCCTTTCATGTGCATCAGACAAATCGGAACATTGGCATCAGCAGCGACTTGTAATGCTCCAGGTTCTTGCAAAGCGCGCACATCATTGATCAAATCAGCACCCGCTTCAACAGCTTGGCGCATCACTTCCGCTTTACTGGTATCTATCGAGATCCACACATCAAACTTGGCACGAATGGCTTTAATAGCAGGGATGACACGCGCAAGTTCTTCTTCTAATGAAACATCAGGAGCGCCAGGTCGAGTTGACTCACCACCAATATCGATAATGCTGACGCCCGCTTGAATCATGCGTTCAGCTTGCTGCAGGGCATTATCGAGTGAGTTAAATTTCCCACCATCAGAGAAAGAATCTGGGGTGACATTGAGGATACCCATCACATGTGGGCGATCTAACACGAGAATTTTATTATTTGCTTTTAATATCATGGAAGGCCGATCTTAAAGGGAAAAACACCATAGGCTATAAACAGAAAAACCCTGAGCGTACTCAGGGTTTTAATTGATAGTTTAGCGATTAAGAATCTTTGTTTTGAGCATCATCTGATTCAGATTTAACTTCTTCAACTTTTGACTCTTCAGCTTTAGGTTCCGCTTTAGCTTCTTCTGCCTTAGCTTCAGGTTTTGCTTCTTCCTTTGTAGGTTCAGCTTTTACCTGATCACCCCAACCAGCTGGATCACGAATCTCTTGCTTGCGCTCCATCAAGTCATCAATTTGACCTGCATCGATCGTTTCGAACTTCATTAGAGCGTCTTTCATCGAATGCATGATATCCATGTTATCTTCAAGAATCTTCTTAGCTCTATCGTAGTTACGGTCGATAAGGATACGAATCTCTTCATCGATAAGCTTAGTCGTGTCATCAGAAACGTGCTTAGCTTGACTCATGCCGCGACCTAGGAAAACTTCGCCTTCTTCTTCTGCGTAAAGAAGAGGACCCAATTTCTCAGAGAAGCCCCACTGCGTAACCATCTTACGAGCAATATCAGTTGCACGTTCGATATCGTTAGACGCACCAGTTGACACTTTGTCTTTACCGTAAATAAGTTCTTCAGCAAGACGACCACCGTACAAGCTAGAAATCATAGACTCTAGGTGTTGGCGAGACATGCTCACACGATCTTGCTCTGGTAGGTACATCGTCACACCTAGCGCTCGACCACGTGGAATGATTGACACTTTGTACACTGGATCATGCTCTGGCACTAGGCGACCAACAATCGCGTGACCCGCTTCGTGGTAAGCCGTTGACTCTTTCACTTCTTCCGACATTACCATTGAACGGCGCTCTGCACCCATCATGATTTTGTCTTTAGCAAGTTCAAACTCAACCATAGAAACATTGCGCTTGTTACCACGAGCAGCAAATAGCGCCGCTTCGTTCACAAGGTTCGCAAGGTCTGCACCTGAGAAGCCTGGTGTACCACGAGCAATAAGAGATGGTTCAACATCGCCTGCTAGTGGAACCTTACGCATGTGTACTTTAAGGATCTGCTCACGGCCACGTACGTCTGGTAGACCAACCACAACCTGACGGTCAAAACGACCAGGACGAAGTAGTGCTGGGTCTAGTACGTCTGGACGGTTAGTCGCTGCGATAACGATAATACCTTCGTTACCTTCGAAACCATCCATCTCAACCAGCATTTGGTTCAGTGTTTGCTCACGCTCATCGTGACCACCACCAACACCAGCGCCACGTTGACGACCTACTGCATCGATCTCATCGATAAAGATGATACAAGGTGCTGCTTTCTTAGCTTGTTCAAACATGTCACGTACACGAGATGCACCAACACCCACAAACATTTCAACGAAGTCAGAACCTGAAATAGTAAAGAATGGTACTTTCGCTTCACCAGCAATCGCTTTTGCAAGCAACGTTTTACCTGTACCAGGAGGACCAACCAACAGGATACCTGTAGGGATCTTACCACCCAGCTTTTGGAAACGACTTGGGTCACGAAGGTAATCAACCAATTCTTTCACGTCTTCTTTTGCTTCGTCACAACCAGCAACATCCGCAAACAACGTTTTGATCTGTTCTTCGCTCATCATACGAGCTTTGCTCTTACCGAAAGACATCGCGCCTTTACCGCCGCCACCGCCTTGCATTTGACGCATGAAGAAAATCCACACACCAATCAGTAAGATCATTGGGAACCATGAGATGAAGATAGTGCCAAGTAGGCTCTGCTCTTCAGGTGGGGTGCCCTGAACTTTTACGTTTTGATTAATTAAGTCATCAAGTAGCTTTTGATCATAAACAGGCATGTAAGTTACATACTTAGCACCACCGCCACGACGTGTGAAAGTGATTTCGCTGTTATTGAACTGTGCGTCTTGAATCTGGCCTTGGCCAACTTCCTGTACAAACGTGGTGTAATCTACTGCTCTGCCGTTACTTTCCCCAGGGCCGAAGCTCTGGAATACCGACATCAACACTACTGCGATAACAAGCCACAGAATTAAATTTTTTGCCATGTCACTCAAGGTGTCAGCCTCTCGATAACTAATTGTAATTAAAGGTAGGGTACTACAGTTTGTAACCTGTAGCCATATTGTTAACTCTCACTCTTGGAAGAGAATCGTTAACCTTTGTAACCAGTGGCTACGATAAACACTTCACGAGAACGAGCTCGAGAAGAGTCGGGTTTTCTGACTTTCACCGTTTTAAACATCTCACGGACGTCTTTAACGTATTGATCAAACCCTTCGCCTTGGAATACTTTTACAATAAAACTACCATCGGTAGCTAGAACTTGTCGACACATATCCAAAGCTAATTCAACTAAA
Encoded here:
- the infB gene encoding translation initiation factor IF-2, with translation MTQLTVKALSEEIGTPVDRLIEQLADAGMKKSGSDQVTDSEKQTLLTHLKKEHGDTSGEAEPTRLTLQRKTRSTLSVAAGGGKSKDVQVEVRKKRTYVKRSAIEDEAKREAEEAAKREAEEKARQEAEELAKREAAEKAQREADEKAKREADAKRDAEEKAQRAQAEKAKKDMNSKNADANAQAKKEADELKARQEQEAQRKAEAEAAKLVEEARKLAEENEARWSEEEQKKKEQEKSADYHVTTSTYAREAEDAADQKEEKAPRRRKKKAAPANQPGNNRGGRNQRGRGAKGKLAKPTSMQQGFDKSATVAKSDVAIGETIVVSELASKMSVKATEVIKVMMKMGAMATINQVIDQETAQLVAEEMGHKVILRKENELEEAVLADRDNDAIAEGRAPVVTIMGHVDHGKTSTLDYIRKAHVASGEAGGITQHIGAYHVDTDNGMITFLDTPGHAAFTAMRARGAQATDIVVLVVAADDGVMPQTIEAIQHAKAAGVPLIVAVNKIDKEGANPDNVKNELAQYDVIPEEWGGENMFVHISAKQGTNIDGLLEAILLQSEVLELTAVKEGMASGVVVESRLDKGRGPVATVLVQSGTLNKGDIVLCGQEYGRVRAMRDENGKEVVTAGPSIPVEILGLSGVPASGDEATVVRDERKAREVANYRQGKFREVKLARQQKAKLENMFSNMAAGEVAELNVVLKADVQGSVEAIADSLLKLSTDEVKVNIVGSGVGGITETDATLAAASNAIILGFNVRADATARNTVQNENLDLRYYSIIYQLIDEVKQAMGGMLAPEFKQEIIGLAEVRDVFKSPKLGAIAGSMVTEGVIKRNNPIRVLRDNVVIYEGELESLRRFKDDVQEVKNGYECGIGVKNYNDVRVGDQIEVFEIVEVKRTLD
- the nusA gene encoding transcription termination factor NusA produces the protein MNKEILAVVEAVSNEKAVPRERIFEALEIALATATKKKSELEIEVRVEIDRKTGDFETFRRWEAVEVVENPTKEISLEAAKYDDPEIELGGFIEDDIESVTFDRITTQTAKQVIVQKVREAERAQIVEQFIDNEGELVTGVVKKVNRDTIILDLGNNAEAVILRDDQLPRENFRPGDRVRGLLYAVKPEARGFQLFITRSKPEMLAELFRVEVPEIGEELIELKGAARDAGSRAKIAVKTNDKRIDPVGACVGMRGARVQAVSGELGGERIDIVLWDDNPAQFVINAMAPADVASIIVDEDAHSMDIAVEADNLAQAIGRSGQNVRLASQLTGWELNVMTVEDLQKKHQEEAVASIENFMKHLDIEEDFAQLLVEEGFSTLEEVAYVPVNELLEVDGLDEGIVEELRNRAKDALTTLALAKEETFDGVEPAEDLLALEGLEREMAYKLAAKGVATLEDLADQGVDELEGIEDLTAERAGELIMAARNICWFGDEE
- the rimP gene encoding ribosome maturation factor RimP, producing the protein MTGLERQLTEMLDAPVAASGYELVGLEFIRAGEHSTLRIYIDSPNGINVDDCAEVSHQVSAVMDVEDPISVAYNLEVSSPGLERPLFKAEHYQQFIGHEVSIVLKMAVGNRRKWKGDIQSIEGETVKVLVEGQEEEFVLSNIAKANLIPKF
- the secG gene encoding preprotein translocase subunit SecG; translated protein: MFTVLLVIYLLAALGVIGLVLIQQGKGADMGASFGAGASNTVFGASGSGNFLTRMTAIFATTFFVLSLVLGNMSTHKTESQWMDPTQGQVIQQAEDAVSEVPAQGDEIPQ
- the glmM gene encoding phosphoglucosamine mutase, whose translation is MSDKRRYFGTDGVRGKVGQYPITPDFVLKLGWAAGRVLAKQGTKKVIIGKDTRISGYMLESALEAGLAAAGLQATFTGPMPTPAVAYLTQTFRAEAGIVISASHNPYYDNGIKFFSSEGTKLPDDIELAIEAELDKDIECVDSSELGKAVRLNDAAGRYIEFCKSTFPNQMTLAGMKIVVDCAHGATYHIAPAVFKELGAEVVAIGVEPNGTNINHEVGATDVRALQAKVLEEKAALGLGFDGDGDRIIMVDELGNKVDGDQIAYIIARDALRRGELKGGVVGTLMTNLGMENGLKQLGIPFVRAAVGDRYVMEQLLAKGWKIGAENSGHVILLDKVTTGDAIVAALQVLASVVGSEMTLNELSQGMTLYPQVLENVRFSGDSNPLEAEAVKAAVVEVEAELGEKGRVLLRKSGTEPLLRVMVEGEDADLVQASALKIADAVKANC
- the folP gene encoding dihydropteroate synthase encodes the protein MILKANNKILVLDRPHVMGILNVTPDSFSDGGKFNSLDNALQQAERMIQAGVSIIDIGGESTRPGAPDVSLEEELARVIPAIKAIRAKFDVWISIDTSKAEVMRQAVEAGADLINDVRALQEPGALQVAADANVPICLMHMKGQPRTMQANPSYDDVLQDVEAFLQERVEACEAVGISKEQLILDPGFGFGKTIEHNYHLLVHLEKFHSLGLPVLAGMSRKSMIFKLLDKVPADCMVASVTCATIAAMKGAQIIRVHDVEETLEAMKIIEVMNNNH
- the ftsH gene encoding ATP-dependent zinc metalloprotease FtsH, which translates into the protein MAKNLILWLVIAVVLMSVFQSFGPGESNGRAVDYTTFVQEVGQGQIQDAQFNNSEITFTRRGGGAKYVTYMPVYDQKLLDDLINQNVKVQGTPPEEQSLLGTIFISWFPMILLIGVWIFFMRQMQGGGGGKGAMSFGKSKARMMSEEQIKTLFADVAGCDEAKEDVKELVDYLRDPSRFQKLGGKIPTGILLVGPPGTGKTLLAKAIAGEAKVPFFTISGSDFVEMFVGVGASRVRDMFEQAKKAAPCIIFIDEIDAVGRQRGAGVGGGHDEREQTLNQMLVEMDGFEGNEGIIVIAATNRPDVLDPALLRPGRFDRQVVVGLPDVRGREQILKVHMRKVPLAGDVEPSLIARGTPGFSGADLANLVNEAALFAARGNKRNVSMVEFELAKDKIMMGAERRSMVMSEEVKESTAYHEAGHAIVGRLVPEHDPVYKVSIIPRGRALGVTMYLPEQDRVSMSRQHLESMISSLYGGRLAEELIYGKDKVSTGASNDIERATDIARKMVTQWGFSEKLGPLLYAEEEGEVFLGRGMSQAKHVSDDTTKLIDEEIRILIDRNYDRAKKILEDNMDIMHSMKDALMKFETIDAGQIDDLMERKQEIRDPAGWGDQVKAEPTKEEAKPEAKAEEAKAEPKAEESKVEEVKSESDDAQNKDS